DNA from Cryptosporangium phraense:
AGGACCGCTACGCCGTTCAGGTGATGGACCGCTACGCCGACGAGCTGACCGCCGGGCTGGACACCACCCGGCTGCCGGGCGCGGCCGCGGTCGACTTCGTGGTGCCCGCCACCACCGCGCAGATCCCCGGGATGCAGCGGGCGTGGCGCGCTGAGGGCACACCGGGCCTGACGCGACGACCGGCGGCCGGGGCGTCGTCACACGCGTTCGTCATATTCGAACACACCTTCGACCGGCCCGCCGGGATCGCCGGCCTGGACCTGGCCCCCAGCGTCGCGGCCGATCAGGCGCTGCGGGCCGCGCGGCAGAACGGGGGCCTGACGATCAGCCCCGCGTTCTTGCTGCTGCGCGACGAGCACCTGGCGTTGCCGCGGCGCCAGCAGTCGGTGGTGTTCACGGTGGCGGTCTACTCCGGGATCGGCTCAGGCGAACCGGACGTGTTCCGCGGCTGGATCGTGATGCCCGTCCGGGGGCAGAACTTCCTCTCCCGGATCCTGCTCGACCGCGGACAGGGCGCGGTCCGAGCTCAGGTCTCCGAAGACGCCCCGAGGGGATCTCCGACGGAACTGTCCTCGCGTCGACCGCGCCCGGGCGCCGGATCGCCGAGGCCACGCTGATCCGGCGCCGCACCCTGACCCTCGGGGAACGCTCCTGGCAGCTCACCGTCTGGCCCACTACCCATCTGTTGGCGGTCACCGACCGCGGGATGAGCCGCTTCACCCTCGCCGCCGGGGCGGCCCTGACCGTGCTGCTCGCCACGCTGACCGGGGTCCTGGCCGGCAGCCGCAGCCGCGCCCTGCGCCAAGTCGCCGACGCCACCGCCGCGCTGCGCCACGACATCGCCACCCACGCTCGCGCCGACCGCCTGGCCGCCGTGCTCTCCATCGACCTCGACGGCTTCAAACAGATCAACGACCAGCGCGGGCACGCCGCTGGTGACGCCGTCCTGCGGACCGTGGCCGCACGAATGGAGAACAGTCTGCGGCTGGTCGACACCGTCGCCCGGCTCGGCGGCGACGAATTCGCGATCCTCCTCGAGGGCCTCACCACACCCGCCGACGCCCGGGTCTCGGCCAGCATCGGCATCGCCCTCAGCCGCCCCGGGACCGGAGCCGACGAGTTGCGGCGCGCGGCCGACACCGCCATGTACACGGCGAACAACACCGGCAAGAACCGCTGCGTCGAAGCCACCGGACCGCCACCGGACCCGGCCGTCGCGCGACCGGCCGCTCACCGGTAGCGCCCGCTTCGCTGCAACCCCGACCTGATATGCACGATAAGTACCTATCCGTCGACGGTGGGTGGTGGACCGGTGAGTGTGCTGGCTCGGCCTGCGGTTCGCGCGCCCGGCGGGCTGCTCCCGCCAATGCGGCGCTGGGGGCCGGCGAGCGTCGCTGGACTGGCGTTCGGGTTCGCGGCGCTGTGGGTCGGAGTCGGCCCGGACGACGGGAACTGGGTGTCGTTCCTCGCGCAGTTGGCCGGCGCCGAGGCAGTGCTGCTGATGGCGATCGCGATCGTGCTGATCTCGGTGCTCCCGGCCGTCGAGACCTGGTTCGACGGCATCGACCGGACCGCGATCTGGCATCGCCGGTTGTCGATGACCGGTGTGCTGCTGCTGATCCCGCACCTGCTGTTCGCCACCGGCCAGCACGACCACCTGACCCCGGGCAGCACACCCCCGACCCCGGGAGATCAGGGCGGGGGGTCGGGGGGAACGCTCGCCCTGATCGGCGTCTGGGGCCTGGCCGCGCTCACGGTCTGGGCGATCGCGCCACGCTGGCGGGACATGCTGCCCTGGCACCGCGTCCGGCCGATCACTCCCGCAGCCGGCCTGACGGCCGCCCGGTGGATCACCCGCGCCTGCCGGGTCGTGTTCGGCAACTATGAACGCTGGCGGTCCCTGCACCGCCTGACCGGCATGTTCCTCGCGGCGGGCTTCGTCCACGGACTGCTCGACGCCACCATGTTCGACTCCGGCCTGCTGCGCGGCAGCTACCTGCTAGCCGGCGGCACCGGACTGGTGTTCTACCTCTACCGCGAAACCCTCGCGCGGCACTTCCTGCCGCTGCACGACTACCAGGTCACCGCCGCTCGCCCGGCCGGGCCGGGCATCCTCGAACTCGAACTCGCGCCGCTCGGACGTCCGATGCACTTCACCCCCGGACAGTTCGCGATGCTGTTCCTGGAAACCACCGACGGCTGGCGACGTCACCCCTTCACCATGTCCGGCGCCCCCGCCGACGGCACACTGACCTTCGCGATCAAGGCCCTCGGCGACGACACCACCCGCATCCACCACACCGTCCAGCCCGGCATGCCCGCCGTCATCGGCGGCCCGCACGGACGTTTCGACCACGCCCGCGGCACCGACCGGCAGGTCTGGATCGCCGGCGGCATCGGCGTCACCCCGTTCCTCAGCTGGCTGCGGTCACTGGAACACCGGCCCTCGCACGCTCGCGTCGACTTCTTCTACGCCACTACCGGACCCGCCCCGTTCGCCGACGAGATCACCCGCATCGCGGACGGGAA
Protein-coding regions in this window:
- a CDS encoding CHASE domain-containing protein, which gives rise to MLGWAALAMVVAVLVTGGLVTVAAFGLVDRGEDRYAVQVMDRYADELTAGLDTTRLPGAAAVDFVVPATTAQIPGMQRAWRAEGTPGLTRRPAAGASSHAFVIFEHTFDRPAGIAGLDLAPSVAADQALRAARQNGGLTISPAFLLLRDEHLALPRRQQSVVFTVAVYSGIGSGEPDVFRGWIVMPVRGQNFLSRILLDRGQGAVRAQVSEDAPRGSPTELSSRRPRPGAGSPRPR
- a CDS encoding diguanylate cyclase domain-containing protein; protein product: MSRFTLAAGAALTVLLATLTGVLAGSRSRALRQVADATAALRHDIATHARADRLAAVLSIDLDGFKQINDQRGHAAGDAVLRTVAARMENSLRLVDTVARLGGDEFAILLEGLTTPADARVSASIGIALSRPGTGADELRRAADTAMYTANNTGKNRCVEATGPPPDPAVARPAAHR